GTCCTTCATCTAGGGGAGATACCTCCGGGAGGATCTCTTTCCAGGGTAACAATCGAGGGTAGACCAAGACCTCGAGGGGTTCCTTGATCATTACCCCTTTGACGAAGAGCCCAAAGGGAAATCGGGTGAGGAGATGGGGGCCCTGGAGATGATGGATACCACGGCGAGGGAAGGACAGACGATAGACCTGGGTTTGGGTCTTTTGGGGACCAACACGAAAGAGATAGGCCAATCCACCCCTTTTTTCTCCGTCCAACTGTTCCTCTAAATCCAGAGAGAAGGAGGGTAGGTATCTCTTTTTGTTAGTGACGTTCAATAGGGCGCTGCAAGGAGTACGGGCAAAGATATAAGGGGGAAGTCTACGTTTGACCCCTAACCCCTTTACCACCAACTCGGAGAGGAGACCGGAGGCGATAATCAGACTTAGGAGCATCCCTAGAATCAGATAAAATAGGTTGTTTCCAGTGTTTACCGCGGCAATACCTACCGCTATGGAGATGAGGACAAATTTTACCCCTTCCGGGGTAAACCTCAGAAAACGATTCCTTAGGGAGAGTTGAAGGCCCATTTTTTGCTGACCGGAGTTACAGGGGGACGGGGACCTGATCCAGGATCTCAAGGAGGATATTTTCCGTCTCCTCCCTCTGACTGTCTATCCCATATCCAGATGCAGGGATAGTTCTATGAGCAAGGATGGCCAGCGCCAGGGATTTCACGTCATCAGGGATACAATAATCCCTCCCCTCCATAAGGGCCTTGGCCTTGGCAGCCCGCAGGAGGAAGAGGGCACCTCTGGGGCTCACCCCCAGACGTAGAAGATCTGAGTTCCTGCTGGCTGTCACTATGCCCATGAGGTAGTTGAGGATCTCCTCCCTCACCCTTATTCCGTCCACCATCTTTTGTATCTCGATCACTTCTTCACTTGACATCACCGGCTGAAGTTCCTTTATTTCTTCTTCTATCCTGGGGTGAGAGAGGATCTCCTTTTCCTCTTTTAAGGGGGGGTAGCCCATACGGGTCCTCGTCATGAAGCGGTCCAGTTGTGACTCGGGTAGCGGGTAGGTACCTTGATATTCCAAGGGGTTTTGGGTGGCCACCACCACGAAGGGCTGAGGCAGTGGATAGGTCTGACCATCCACAGAGATCTGAAATTCGTTCATCGCCTCCAGCAGGGAGCTTTGGGTCTTGGGGGAAGTTCGGTTTATCTCATCTACCAGGACGATGTTGGCGAAGATGGGACCTGGTTTGAACTCGAAGGTGCCTTTGTGGGGATTGTAGACAGGAACACCCAGGATGTCCGATGGGAGAAGATCGCTGGTGAACTGGATCCGTTGGAAAGAGGAATTAATGGACATGGCCAAACCCTGGGCCAAGATCGTCTTCCCCACCCCTGGTACGTCCTCGATGAGGAGGTGGCCCCTGGCCAGAAGGGTGGTGATGGCGAGGGTGATGGCCTCGGGTTTGCCTTTTATCACCCGACCTATGTTCCCGTGCAGGGCCTCGATCCTTTTGTAGACCTTATGCATCTGTTCAAACTGGGCAGACACCGTAGTTCCCCTTCATCCTATAATTTTGTTCTAATTTTATCAAAAATGAGACGGAAAGACAAGAAAAAAATTTGCTTGACAGCGGTTCGGTGGTCTCGTAATATTCCTGTAATATTTAAGTGCCAGAAATAAAAAATTTTTAGGGAGGGAGGTGGTGAAGGGGATTAGCATTTGAATAGGTTAAAGATCGTTTAACTCAAAAAAGGGGGAGAAAGGAGGGATTCGAGATGTTTTCCAAAAAATGGATAGTGTTTTTAGTTGTAATTGTAATAGTGGTTGCTGCCCTTGTAGTGTGGTGGTTGTATCCAAAACCCGAGAAGAAGGTCGTGAAGAAGGAACCGGCCTCCCTAGTCATCGCTACGGCCACCACTGGTGGGACATACTACCCCATGGGTGTCGGCATGGCCTCACTCTGGAGCATCAGGCTGGCAAAGAAGCATGGGATTATGGTCCAGGCCATCACCTCTGCTGGCTCAGGAGAAAACGTCAACATGCTCAAGGGCAAGGAGGTGGACCTGGCCATCCTGCAAGGGCTCTTCGGGAAGATGGCCTGGAAAGGCATCGGGATCTACAAGGGAAAACCCAATAAGGAGTTGCGCACCATCACCATGCTCTGGCCCAATGTGGAGCACTTCGTGATCTTTAAGGATAAGGTGAAAACGGGGACCGTTACTGACATCAAGGGGCTCAGGTTCTCTATCGGCAGAGCTGGAAGCGGCACAGAGAGGTCCGGGCTGACCATCATGGAGGGGCTCGGGATGAAGAGGGAGGATGTCAAGGCCGAATATCTGGGATATTTTGAGTCGGCCAAGGCCATGAAGGACAAAAAGATCGAGGGGGCCAACCTATGTGCAGGCCCTCCGGTGGCCGCCGTCACTGACGTCTTCGCCACCCCGGGGATGAAGGCGGTGATCTTGGAGTTTACTGACAAGCAACTGAAGAGAATCAACAAGAAGACCGCCTATCCTGGTTATCGCTACATCATCCCTGCCAACACCTACCCAGGGCAGACCAAAGAAGTACGCACCATCGCCCAGCCCAATTTCCTCGGTGTAAGGGCGGATGTGGACACGGAGGTGATCTACCTCCTCACCAAGACCCTCATGGAGAACCCCGATTATATGAAGCAGGTCCACAAGATGGGGGCCTTCATAACATTAAAGAATGCCCTCAGTGGTCTGCCCGCCCCCCTGCATCCAGGGGCCTATAAATATTATAAGGAGAAGGGATTGAAGATCCCCAAGAACTTGATCCCACCTAAATAAGGGTAATGTGGGTCATGGCCTCCTTTCTGAAGGCCATGACCCACTAATTATCAAAGCTTACCACGAGGAACCCTTTTGGCAGATAAAGGGAAGAAAGAGGAGATCAAGGCCCTGGAGGATAGGGGGGAGGTCACCACTGCCTTCCGGGAACTGTCTGGAAAGTGGAAGTTGGTGGTCTATATCATAGGGATCGCTGCT
This genomic stretch from Deltaproteobacteria bacterium harbors:
- a CDS encoding TAXI family TRAP transporter solute-binding subunit; this translates as MFSKKWIVFLVVIVIVVAALVVWWLYPKPEKKVVKKEPASLVIATATTGGTYYPMGVGMASLWSIRLAKKHGIMVQAITSAGSGENVNMLKGKEVDLAILQGLFGKMAWKGIGIYKGKPNKELRTITMLWPNVEHFVIFKDKVKTGTVTDIKGLRFSIGRAGSGTERSGLTIMEGLGMKREDVKAEYLGYFESAKAMKDKKIEGANLCAGPPVAAVTDVFATPGMKAVILEFTDKQLKRINKKTAYPGYRYIIPANTYPGQTKEVRTIAQPNFLGVRADVDTEVIYLLTKTLMENPDYMKQVHKMGAFITLKNALSGLPAPLHPGAYKYYKEKGLKIPKNLIPPK
- a CDS encoding MoxR family ATPase translates to MHKVYKRIEALHGNIGRVIKGKPEAITLAITTLLARGHLLIEDVPGVGKTILAQGLAMSINSSFQRIQFTSDLLPSDILGVPVYNPHKGTFEFKPGPIFANIVLVDEINRTSPKTQSSLLEAMNEFQISVDGQTYPLPQPFVVVATQNPLEYQGTYPLPESQLDRFMTRTRMGYPPLKEEKEILSHPRIEEEIKELQPVMSSEEVIEIQKMVDGIRVREEILNYLMGIVTASRNSDLLRLGVSPRGALFLLRAAKAKALMEGRDYCIPDDVKSLALAILAHRTIPASGYGIDSQREETENILLEILDQVPVPL
- a CDS encoding DUF58 domain-containing protein, translated to MGLQLSLRNRFLRFTPEGVKFVLISIAVGIAAVNTGNNLFYLILGMLLSLIIASGLLSELVVKGLGVKRRLPPYIFARTPCSALLNVTNKKRYLPSFSLDLEEQLDGEKRGGLAYLFRVGPQKTQTQVYRLSFPRRGIHHLQGPHLLTRFPFGLFVKGVMIKEPLEVLVYPRLLPWKEILPEVSPLDEGPWSSPQKGRGEEIFGIREYLPGDTSRDIHWRSTAKLSKPMVKEYEKVGIKKVHIVLDTSLPKELTPLDLDQFEGCVSKTASLAYHLLKKQDFLVGLSLGDEVIPFHRGDGHLHRILRSLALVEPQRGERKQLTPPAADAFTIVFKAKE